The genomic stretch CACGACGAGCCTCTTCGGTGCCGTCGTCCTGCTCATCCTGCCTCTTCCGGCGGCCGCGCTCGACGTGCTGCTCGCCGCCAGCATCGGGCTTTCGCTGCTCATTTTGCTCACGATCATCTACGTGAAGGACGCGCCGGAGTTCTCCGCGTTTCCCACCATCCTGCTCGGCGTCACGTTGTTTCGACTCGGGCTCAACGTCGCTTCCACGCGGCTCATCCTGCTCGACGGCGACGCGGGCAACGTGATCGACGCGTTCGGCAGCTTCGTGGTGCGCGACAACTACGTGGTCGGCGCGGTCGTGTTCCTGATCCTCGTGGTGATCAACTTCATCGTCATCACCAAGGGCGCGGGCCGCATCGCCGAGGTCGCCGCTCGCTTCACCCTCGACGCCATGCCCGGCAAGCAGATGGCGATCGATGCCGAACTCAACGCCGGCATCATCGACGAAGCCACCGCCACGAAGCGCCGCACCAAGATTCAGAAGGAGGCGGACTTCTACGGTGCGATGGACGGTTCGTCCAAGTTCGTGCGCGGCGATGCGATGGCGGGCATCATCATCACCCTGATCAACGTCGTGGGCGGCATCACGATCGGTGTGGCGCAAAAGGGCATGGCGGTGACGGAGGCCATGCAGAAGTTCACCCTTCTCTCGATCGGCGACGGTCTCGTCTCCCAAGTGCCCGCGCTGATCGTCTCGCTCGCCGCCGGTGTGCTCGTCACGCGCACGTCGGACACGGACAACCTCGGGTCCCACATCAAGCGACAGCTCACATCGTACCCACGCGCCATGTACGCGCTCTCGGGTATGATGCTCTTCTTCGCCGTCGTGCCGGGCATGCCGATGGTGCCGTTTTTCGTCATCTCCGCGGTGGCCGGTTTCGCCGGCTGGTCGTTGAATCGTCGCAAGGCAGCCGAAGCGGCGGAAGCCGATGCGGCCGCCGCCGATGGTGCGGCGCGCGAACGTGCCGGGGCGGGTCAGGCCGCGGCGCAACCCGGAGCGACACCCTCGCCCGTGGGCGCGGAGTTCGAGAAGATCATCGAGACGGATCTCTTCTCGATCGAACTCGGCTACAACGTCGTCGCGCTCGCCGACCGGGCGCAGAACGGCGACCTGCTCGACCGCATCACCGGTGTGCGCAAGACGATCGCGCGCGAGTTGGGCATCGTGATCCCGCCCATTGCGGTGCGCGACAATCTCGAACTCGACACCAACGAGTACCGCTTCCTCTTGCGGAACCGCGAGGTCGCGCGCAGCCGCGTGATGCCGCGCCGCTGGATGGCGATGAACGTCGGTGGCAGCACGGTGCAATTGCGCGGCATCCCGACCGTCGAACCGGTCTTCGGCATCGACGCCGTATGGATCGGCGAGGAGGAGCGGCAGAGCGCGGAGATCAACGGCTACTCGGTGGTCGACGCCGCTTCGGTCATGGTCACGCACCTCTCCGAGTCGTTGCGTCAAGTCGCGTGTCACCTCCTCTCGCGTCAGGACGTGCAAGCACTGGTCGACATGGTGAAACAGAAACACGCCACGCTCGTGTCCGAGCTTCTGCCCGATCTGGTGAACATCGGCGTCATCCAGCGCGTGTTGCAGAATCTCCTCAAGGAGGGCGTATCCATCCGAAACCTACCGCTCATCCTCGAGGCGGTGGCGGACTACGCGCACGTGTCGAAGAATCCCGATGATCTCTCCGAGCAAGTGCGTCGTCGCCTCGGCGACTACTTCGTACCGGAACTCGAGAGCGCGCCCGGTGTGCTCGAAGCCATCACACTCGATCCGCGGGTGGAGCAGCAACTCGTGTCGCGGGTGCAAAAGTCGGCCTTCGACGTGACGCTCACGCTCGACCCCGTGCTCGCTCAACACTTGCTCAACGAACTCACCGTGCGCAGCGGCGATTGTGCGGCCAGAGGTGTGCAGCCGATCTTGGTCACGACCACCGAGATCCGCCTGCCGTTCAAACGCTTCTTCGAGCCCTCGCTGCCGAAGTTGATCGTGTTGGGTTACCAAGAGCTGCCGTCGCGCGTGGAGATTCGAAACACCGGCATCATCTCGCTGCCGGTCGCGTCCGGAAGACCGAGTAACGCCGTGCAAGCGCACGCACAAACGCACGCCGCCGCGGCCTGAAGAAGCGGAGACTCCGAACGATGCACGAAGACTCGTCCAGAACTCGGCCGGAAGCCGCGCGCTACCGCGTGGTCGTACGTTCCGCCGCGGAAGCCGTCGAGATGGTGCGCGAGCGCTTCGGCGACGCCGCACGCGTGGTGTCGGTCCGCCAAATCGAGGCGGGCGGGTTGGCTCGCTTTCTTCAGAAGCCGCGCTTGGAAGTGATCGTCGAGGTGCATGCACCGCAGCCGCGCTTGCAGGCGTTCTCCGCCGACGTCGCGATGCCGACGAGCGAGGACGCGACCGAAGCTTCGGAAGCGGTCTCGGCGACGGAGAGTGTTGCGGAAACCTCCGACGAAACCTCCGCGCGCGAAGAAGCTCCTCCTCCGCCACGCGCTCGCCGTGGTCGGGAAATCTCCATCCTCCGCGCGACGGGGCTCGACGATCTCGTGCTCGAGCGCGTGCGCTCTGAAAATCCGGGCTTGGATTGGGCGACCACGCCCGCGTCCGAAGCGCTCACGCGCATCGCCGCGTCGTTGCGCAAGCACTACGCTGCGCTCCCGCGCCGCAAAGTCGGTCCGCGCAAGGTCTTTCTCGGCCCCTGCGGTGCAGGCAAGACGACCGCGCTGTGCAAGATGATCGCGCACGACGTCTTCGTCTCCGGACGGACCGGTGCGGTCCTCAAGCTCGACGGGGAAAACGCCACCGCCACCGACGGTGTCGCCGCATTCTGCGACGTGCTCGGCGCGCCTCTCCTGCGTTCCGCGGCCGAAGTGCGCGAGTTCGAAACGGACTCCTCTATTTGGGTCGACGTGCCCGGCGTCTCGCTCGACGCGGGTGCCGAGCACCGTCGGCTCGCCCAAACGCTGGATGCGCTCGAAGTAGATACGCGCATACTCGTCGTGCACGCCGGCTGGGAGATCGAATTGATCGCGGACGCTTACGAGATGGGGCGCGCTTGTCGCGCCACGCACGTCTACTTCTCGCACCTCGACGAGGTGCGGCGCCCGGGTAAGTTGTGGCGGTTCGCTCTCTTCGGCGGGTTGACGCCGCTGGCGGGTGGGAGCGGTCCCAGCCCGGCGGGCGAGTTGGAGCTCGATCTCTTCGGTGCGATGTTGGCTCGAACCGTCCCCGGCGACGTGGCGCGTGCGGCAGGACGTGAAGGAGGGGTGCGATGAAGCAGGCGACCGTCTGGGGCGGCTTCCTCGGTTTCGTCCTGGCCATTTCGGCCGGCTACTTCGTCGGGCGCGAACCGGTGATGTTGATGCTCGACGCCTGCCTCGGTGCCGCCTTCGGCGGATGGCTCTTTCAATGGTGGCAACGACTCCTCCTGACCGAAGTGCGCACCGCTGTTTCCGCCCGCATGGCCAATCTTCCTGGTGAAGAAGCCTCAGCGCAGACCGAAGGGAAACATACGCCCGACCGATGAACCTACTCACCTGAGTCTCCATGAAGCACGAAGCCCAAGTCCCGACCGTCGCTCCCACCCATGCTGCTCGCAGTCGCGTGGGCAAGGCTTACGGCAAGGCATCGTCGACGCCTCCCGAATCGCAGGAGGCGCTGCTGCAGATGTACCTGCCGATCGTGAAGTCGATCGTCTCGAAGATCAAAATCAACCTCCCGCCCCACATCGAGGAGGACGATCTCTACAGCGTCGGTCTCGCGGGTCTGATCTCCGCGCTCAAGAAGTACGATCCGTCTCAACAGAAATCCTTCGGCTCGTACGCGGCCATGCGCATCCGGGGCGCCATTCTCGACGAGTTGCGGCGCATGGACTGGATGCCGCGCAACGCCCGCACGAACTTCAAGCGCCTGCGCAAGACCGTCGAGGAGATCGAGCAACGCCTCGGCCGCCCCGCTACCGAAGAGGAGGTTCGCGCCGAGCTCCAGCTCTCGCCCAAGGAATACAGCGCGCTGCTCGACGAGGTGCGCCCCATCAGTTTCGTCCCGCTCGACTCCAGTCCGAACGGCGAGGACGGCGACGAACCCAACCTCTACGAAGTCATCGCCGACGATTCGCTCACCTCCGCGACCGACAAGATGGAGAAAGACGAACTCGTCCGCATGGTGGCCGAGCGCATCAATCAGTTGCCTGAAGTGCCACGCAAGGTGCTCGCGATGTACTACTACGAGGACATGAGGCTCGCCGAAATCGCGGCCGTGTTCGGCCTGACCGAGTCGCGCATCTGCCAGATCCACTCGCAGGCGATCCTAAGTCTGAGGACGTATCTGACGAATATCATGCACAAGTAGGCCGGACCCGTCCGGCGTCGTCTCCTCATGCTCATCATCATCGGATATGTCATCGTGCTGGTCGCCACGCTCGGCGGCTTCATGATCGCGGGTGGAAACCCGGTCGTGCTCCTGCACGTGTCCGAGTTCGTCGTGATCGGTGGCATCGCGCTCGGCGTGCTCGTGGTCGCGAGCCCTTCGAAAACGATCAAGCACACGATCCATGCATCGATGGTGGCCTTCAAGGGAGCCCTTCCCGCCAGGGCCGACTACATGGACCTCTTCAAGATCCTCTACGAGTTGTTCATGACAGGAAAGAAGAGCGGCCTAATCGCGCTCGACGAACACGTCTCCAGTCCGGAAACGAGTGCCATTTTCCAGAAGTATCCCGGCTTTCTGAAGCACAAGGACCGGCTCTCGTTCCTGTGTAACGGGCTCAAGCCGATCATCGACGGCAAGATCAAGCCCGACCAGTTGCAGCCGTTGCTCGAGGCGGAGATCAAGTCGAAGGAGCAGGAGGGGCACGGACCGCTCATCATTCTCGGTCTGGTCGGCGACTCGCTGCCCGGTATCGGCATCGTCGCCGCCGTGTTGGGCATCATCAACACGATGGCCGCGATCGCAGACGGTCCCGAGGCGGTGGGTCAGAAGGTGGCAGCGGCACTCACCGGCACGTTTCTCGGCATCCTTGGTGCCTACGGGTTCATCAATCCGTTGACCAACCGCATAAAATTCAACGACGAGATGGAGATCAAATACTTCCAGTGCATGGCGACGGCGATCTCCTCGTTCGCTCGCGGACTTGCACCGATCATGGCGATCGAAATCGCGCGCCGCAGCCTCGATCACTCGCTCACTCCGGGGGCGGACGAGCTCGAGCAGGAACTCAAGAACGCCCTCGCGGGCAAGTGAGGCCGAGACACGATGGCCGGCGGTGGAGGAGGTGCATGGAAAGTGGCTTACGCCGACTTCGTCACGGCGATGATGGCGCTGTTCATGGTTCTTTGGATCTCGGCTCAAGATCAGGAGATCCTGATCGCGACCTCCCAGTATTTTCAGAGTCCGTTCAAGTCGCCCATGGAGGCGTCGTCCGGCGTGATGCCCGGCACCTCCGGTGGCGGCTCCGACGCCTCGCAATCCGAGACGACGCCCTCGTCGCTCACGGACATGGCGATGCTCAACCAACTCGCGCGCGAGTTCTACAAGTTGCTCGACATCGACGACACGGCCAAGGACGTGCCCGTGGAGGTGCAGGTGACCAACGACGGGCTACGCATCACCGTGTTCGATCGGACGGCCCAGCCGCTCTTTCGCGCCGACACCTCCGAGTTCACGCCTTGGGGAAACTTCGTCGTGCAGAACCTCGCGTGGGTGCTCGATCGTTATCCGTTTCGCGTGCGAATCGACGGACACACCGCGACTGGTTTCCGGAGCGGCAACGTGGATTACTCCGCATGGGAGCTGAGCGCCGATCGCGCCAATGCCACGCGGCGCGCACTCCAACGCTACGCCGTCGCCGGGGAGCGCATCGAGCGTGTCACCGGCTTCGCCGACACCGTTCCGTTGCCCAACCGAGGCGCGGACGATCCCGCCAATCAACGCATCGAACTGAGCATGGTCGTCTCCGAGGCCCTCAGGGCCCGTCGCTGACCATCGAGATCCCTTCCATGGAGAGCTTCCTCAAAGATCGCCCCGTACACTCCGTCGCCGGCGCGGCCGCGTCTCCGGTTTCTCGCGAACCAGCCGCCTCGGACCTACCGTTCGCCCCGATCCAGCGCGCCGTACCGGCCACGAACGCTGCTCCTGCGCGTGTGCCGACCGAGATCGAAGCCGGACGCTCCGCGGACGGGGCCTCGGTCCGGGCGATCATGGAAAACGGTCGGATCACGCGGCTCGTCGTCACTTGCTCGTGTGGCAAAGTGACGGAGATCGCCTGCGCTTACTGAGAAGGCCCGCGTGCCGGGGGAGTCCCGGACAGCACACCCGCCGCAGATCGGCAAAAACCTCCGCCGGAGGATGGGAGAAATCTTCCGGATAGAATTCGGTCATCAAAAGCACGTTGACTGACAGTCACTTGTGAATCGTGGCATGTGCGTTGCTCAACGCTCGGCACGATGATCCAAGGACTTTACCAGAGCGCAGCCGCTGCCGACGGCCTGCAGGCGTGGAACGACGCCATAGCCCGGAACATCGCTTCGTCGTCGATGCCCGGCTACAAGAAGTCCGAGGTCTCGTTCGAAGGCGTGATGGCCGGCGCCATCGGTTACGGCGTCGGCGCGACCGACGCCGCCTCCCACGCCCGTCTCAATCCGCAGGTCAGTGCCGCGATCGACTTCTCCGCGGGCGAGATGCGCCGCACCGGCGACCCGATGGAGTTCGCGATCGAAGGTGACGGCTTCTTCCGCCTCCAGCGACCCGACGGCTCGTTCGTCTTCACGCGTGACGGGCAGTTTCGCCTCGCGGCCGACGGACGCCTCGTGAGCAAGCAGGGCTACGAAGTCACCAGCGACGCCGGCGCCATCCAACTCTTGATCGACGGTGGACCGCTCTCGGTCGACGCCGAGGGTCGCCTCCGGCAGGGTGATCAAGAAGTCGGCGTGCTCGGCGTGTTCGGCTTCGGCGATCGCGCCGGACTGCGTCGCACCACCGGCGGCTTCGAAGTGGACCCCGAGAACCCGCAGGCGGCCGTGCTCGCCGAAGGCGCTCGCGTCCATCAAGGCGTGGTCGAGATGGGCAACGTCTCCGGCATCCGCGAGATGACGCACCTCGTCCTCGTCTCCAATGCGCTGCAAGCCAACCAGAAGGTCATCCAGAGCTTCGACGGCTTGAGCGAACGCGCTGTCCAGATCCTCGGTAACACCGGCTCGTGACCACCTCGACGACCACGACCAACACCCGACTCGCCCCATGAATCTCGCTCTTTACGCCGCCGCCTCGGGCATGGAAGCCCAGCAGATCAACCTCAACACGATCTCGAACAACATCGCGAACGTGAACACGGTCGGCTTCAAAAAGAGCAAGATCGAGTTCCAAGACCTCTTCTATCAAGCCACCCGCCAAGCCGGTGCCGAAGCCGGCGCGGGCAACCTCGTCCCCACCTCGGTCGAACTGGGCAACGGCAGCCAAGTCGTCTCCACCGCCAAGGTCTTCACCCAAGGTCAACTCTCCCAGACCGGGGGCGATCTCGACATCGCGATCGAAGGCGACGGCTTCTTCGAAGTCGAGCGCCCGGACGGTACGAGCGCGTTCACTCGCGACGGCACTTTCAAGGTCGGAGCGGATGGCCGCGTCATGACGAGCGACGGCTACCCCGTGCTCAGCGGCTTCCAAGCCATCCCGGCCGGCACCACCGGTATTGGTATTTCCACTACGGGCGAGGTCTCCCTCGCCACGCCCAACGGCGTGCAGAATTTCCGCCTCCAACTCGCCCGCTTCCAGAATTCCTCCGGCCTGCAGAGCATCGGAGGCAACCTCTACGTCGAGACCGCAGCCAGCGGCGTGCCCGAGATCGGCAATCCCGCCGAGGGTGGCTTCGGTACCGTGCGTCAGGGTTTCGTCGAGGCTTCCAACGTGAACGTGGTCGAAGAGATGGTCGGCATGATCCTCGCGCAGCGCGCCTACGAGGTGAACTCCAAGTCCATCCAGACCTCCGATCAGATGCTCGAGCGCATCAGCCAGCTCAAACGATAGGCCGTGATGCGACGCACCCTTCCCATGGTCCTCTGGAGCTTCCTCCTTCTCGGCTCGCCCGCCGTCGGCTCGATCGACGACGTCCTCGCCCCGCTCGACGACGCGCTGCTCGACCTCGCCGTGCGCGACGCCGGTTCTCGCGCACCCTCCGTCGCGTCGGTTCCGTCCGAAGCGCGCCCGCTCGTCGAACCTTCCGTCGACGAGATCGATCTTCTCGCGGAACTGGAGCGACTACTCTCCGATCGTATTCAGCCTGTGGGTACGCTGAAGCTCGTCCCCGTTTCGCCCATGCCGCGCATGCAGCGGCGATCGGAACTGCCCGAGATCACGCTGCTCGCACACCCCGCCCGCATCTCTTCAAGCACCGCGCTCGTGCGCTTCCGCCTGCAAGACGAAGGCGTCGTGCTCGGTGATCACGCCGTCACGTTCCGCGTGCAATTGCTGGCGCGTGTCTGGGCACCTTCCCGCCGTCTCGTCCCGGGCGACGTCCTCCAAGGCGTCGACCTCGTCGAGCGCGAGGTCGATCTCGTGCGCGAGCCGCGCGCCGTCGTCGCCGATCCCGCTCTGCTCGAGCGTTACGAGATCGCCCGTGCGGTCGCGCCCGAGCGTTCGCTCACCTGGTCCGACATCACCGCCCGCGCTCTCGTGCGCAAAGGGGCGCTCGTGGACGTGATCGCCAGCGGCGGCATGCTCGCCGTTTCCATGAAGGGACAAGCCACGCGCAGCGGTGCGCTGGGCGAAGTCGTCACCATCCGCAACCTGGAGTCGAAGCGGGAGTTCCCCGCCGAAGTCGTCGATGAAAACCGTGTCCGCGTTCGTTTCTAAGTCCGTTCTCGTCGCCGTCGGCATCGCCTCCTGCGCGACGCTCTCCGCCTCGGACAAGTCCTCCCTCTGGCTCGCCGGTAGGGCAGGGGAGACCGCCATGTTCGGCGACCGGCGCGCGCGTCAGGTCGGCGATATTCTCACGGTCATGGTGCAGGAGTCCGCGAGCGTGCAGGCCTCGCTTCGCACCAAGACCGACAAGAGCGGCGCGGTCGACGCTTCGGTGACTTCGTTCTTCTTCGATCCCGCTTCGAGCAGTCTCGGCACGCACAACGGCGCGTTGCCCAGCACGTCTTTCGGTGGTTCCAGCAACTTCACCGGTGGCGGCGAAATCACCAATCGCCAGTCCATCACCGCCCGGGCCGCAGTCACGGTCATCGACGTGCTCCCCAACGGCAACCTCGTGATCGAGGGCTCGCGCTACGTCGCCTACTCGGGCGAGAAGCAGTACGCCGTGCTCCGTGGCATCGTGCGCCCCGCCGACATCCAGTCCGGCAACACCGTCCTTTCGTCCAGCATCGCCGACGCACGCGTCGAGTTCCTCTCCCGCGGATCGATCTCCTCGGCCCAGCGCAAAGGCTGGCTCACTCGAGTGGTCGATCTGGTGAATCCCTTCTGACGCGCCGCCTCATGCAAGGACGCATCCTCGTTTCTCTCCTTCTCGCCGCGGTCGCTCTCGCATCCACCGCGACTGCCGCGCGCATCAAGGACCTCGTGCTCGTCGAGGGCGGTCGCGACAATCAACTCGTCGGCTACGGACTCGTGATCGGACTCTCCGGCGACGGCGACAGCAGCACCTCGTTCTACACGGTGCAGAGCATTGCGAACGCGCTCCAGCGCTTCGGCATCAACGTCGCTCCCTCCTTGGTCAAATCCAAGAACGTCGCCGCCGTCATGATCACGGCCGACATCCCCGCCTTCCTCAAACCCGGCCAACGCATCGACGTGACCGTGTCCTCCGTCGGTGACGCGAAGTCGCTGCAGGGCGGCGTGCTTCTTCAAACTCCGCTCGTGGGCGGCGACGACCAGGTCTACGCCGTCGCGCAAGGCCCCGTGGCCGTCGGAGGTTTCCTCGGCGGGGAAGGTGGGGAGGGCGGTGCCACCGTCCAAAAGAACCATCCAACCGTCGGCATGATCGCCGGCGGCGCCATCGTCGAGCGCGCCATCCCCATGCAAATCGTCGCCGACGGCGAGATGCGCCTGCTTCTCCTCAACCCGGATTTTTCCTCTGCCGCACGCATGGCCGAGGCGATCAACGTCGCCTATCCCGACTCCGCGCTCGCCGCGGATTCCTCCACCGTGCGCGTCCGTGTGCCCGAAGTCTTCGACGGTCGCGAGGTCGACTTCATCGCCGCCCTCGGCCGCATCGACGTCGTCCCCGACATCCCCGCGCGGATCATCATCAACGAACGCACCGGCACGATCGTCGCCACCTCGAGCGTGCGCATCTCCACCGTCGCCGTCAGCCACGGTGCGTTGACGATCACCATCTCCTCCTCCCTCGCCGCCAGCCAGCCCGGTGCCTTCAGCCCGGGACAAACGACCGTGCTACCGAGCACGAACACCGAAGTGACCGAAGTCCAAGGCGGCTTTCGGGTGATCGATGACTACCCGTCGATCGAAGAAGTCACCTCCGCGCTCAACGCCATGGGCGTCTCCACCCGCGAGATGATGTCGATCTTCCAATCGATGAAGCGCGCCGGCGCCCTCCAGGCCGAACTGATCATCAACTAGCCTCCCCGTATTCAACGCATGGATGCATCGATGCTCAGTTTCAACCCGGCCGATCCCGGCGCATGGCGCGACCGGATGGTCCACGGCGCTGCTCCGGAATCGCAGCGCCTCGACGCCGCCTCGCGCGAGTTCGAAGCCATGCTGTTGCGCCAATATCTCTCGGAAGCGCTGAAACCCGTCACCGACTCGGGTGCCGTCCTCGGCGCGAACAACCCCGTCTACGGCTACCTCGTCACCGACGCCCTCGCCACCGGCCTGAGCGACGGAGGCGTCTTCGGCTTCTCCAATCTCCTGCAGGCGCAAGTCGCCGGCACTCCGCAAAAGGATCATCAAGATGACGACACTACTCCTTGATCGAGAGTGGCAACCCCTGGTCGACGCGCTGCGCGAAGAACTCCAGGAATACGGCGGCCTCTTCAATCTCCTCGACGCACAGCAAGACCGCATCATGTCGCGCCGCACCGACGACGTCCTCGCGCTCAACGGCGACATCGAAGCGCAGACCGGCATGGTCGCTCGCCTCCGCACCGGTCGCGAAGCCATGGTGCGTGCACTCGGCGAGCGTGTCGGCGCTCCGCGTCCCGACCGCGTCCGCGATCTCGTCCCACACTTCCCCGAGCCGGTGCAACCGCTCGCCGAAGCGCTCGTCACCGACATCAACCACATGGTGCGCCGCATCCGGCAAAAGGCCCGTCAGAACCACCTGCTCCTCTCCAAAGCCGTGGAGCTCACCGAAGAAACGCTCCGCATGCTCCAACCGGAGAACTTCACCCGCACCTACGGCCGTACCGGCAAGGTCGGTCTCGCCCGTCGTCCGGGTCCCACCACGCGTTACCAAGCCGTCGGTTGATCCGCCGCCCTTCGCCATGTCCGGACTCTTCGGAGAACTCCAGCGCACGTCGCAGGCCCTGAACGCCCAGAGCCAAGGCATCTACACGGCTGGCCGCAACATGGCCAACGTGAACAACTCCGCCTACTCCCGCCAGCGCGTCCAGCTCGGCGATCAGGGTATCGTCCAGACCACGCTCGGCCCCCAGAGCCTCGGCGTCACCGCGCTCGCCCTCCAGAACGTCCGCGACTCGCTTCTCGACCGGCAAGTCATCCGCGAAACCTCGTCCGCCTCCTCGCTGCAAGCCCAGTCCGAAGCCTTCCAAAAGGCCGAACTCGCGCTCGGCCAACAGATCGATCGCCAAGCCGACGCCGAATACATCGAAGGCGCCACCAACACCGGTAGCACGAGTGGCATCGGCGAATCCCTCGACGACCTCCTCAACGCCTTCAGCAGCCTCGCCGCGAGCCCGCGCTCGGACGCCGAGCGCCAGGTCCTCTACCAGAAGGCCCTCACGTTCGTCTCCCGCATGCAGACCGTCGACGCGCGCCTCGAAGACGTGCAGCAGGACATGAACGACTCGGTCCTCGTCGACCTGCGCAAGGTCAACGACCTGCTCGGCACGATCTCCAACCTCAATCAACAGATCGGTCGTTTCGAAGTCGGCGCACCCGGCTCCGCGCTCGACCTGCGCGACCAACGCCAAGCACGCCTCGAGGAACTCGCTCAATACATCGATCTCGAAGTCCAAGAGGTCGGCACCACCGGCCAGATCCAGATCCTCTCGCGCGACGCCGCCAACGCGCCCGTCGTGCTCCTCGACCAGAGCAACACGCCTCCGCCGGTCTCCTTCGACGGCACCTCCATCACCGCAGGCGCACCCGCCA from Opitutales bacterium ASA1 encodes the following:
- the flhA gene encoding flagellar biosynthesis protein FlhA, which codes for MSSDTPGPRKSLLGILAGGDVMLTTSLFGAVVLLILPLPAAALDVLLAASIGLSLLILLTIIYVKDAPEFSAFPTILLGVTLFRLGLNVASTRLILLDGDAGNVIDAFGSFVVRDNYVVGAVVFLILVVINFIVITKGAGRIAEVAARFTLDAMPGKQMAIDAELNAGIIDEATATKRRTKIQKEADFYGAMDGSSKFVRGDAMAGIIITLINVVGGITIGVAQKGMAVTEAMQKFTLLSIGDGLVSQVPALIVSLAAGVLVTRTSDTDNLGSHIKRQLTSYPRAMYALSGMMLFFAVVPGMPMVPFFVISAVAGFAGWSLNRRKAAEAAEADAAAADGAARERAGAGQAAAQPGATPSPVGAEFEKIIETDLFSIELGYNVVALADRAQNGDLLDRITGVRKTIARELGIVIPPIAVRDNLELDTNEYRFLLRNREVARSRVMPRRWMAMNVGGSTVQLRGIPTVEPVFGIDAVWIGEEERQSAEINGYSVVDAASVMVTHLSESLRQVACHLLSRQDVQALVDMVKQKHATLVSELLPDLVNIGVIQRVLQNLLKEGVSIRNLPLILEAVADYAHVSKNPDDLSEQVRRRLGDYFVPELESAPGVLEAITLDPRVEQQLVSRVQKSAFDVTLTLDPVLAQHLLNELTVRSGDCAARGVQPILVTTTEIRLPFKRFFEPSLPKLIVLGYQELPSRVEIRNTGIISLPVASGRPSNAVQAHAQTHAAAA
- a CDS encoding FliA/WhiG family RNA polymerase sigma factor codes for the protein MKHEAQVPTVAPTHAARSRVGKAYGKASSTPPESQEALLQMYLPIVKSIVSKIKINLPPHIEEDDLYSVGLAGLISALKKYDPSQQKSFGSYAAMRIRGAILDELRRMDWMPRNARTNFKRLRKTVEEIEQRLGRPATEEEVRAELQLSPKEYSALLDEVRPISFVPLDSSPNGEDGDEPNLYEVIADDSLTSATDKMEKDELVRMVAERINQLPEVPRKVLAMYYYEDMRLAEIAAVFGLTESRICQIHSQAILSLRTYLTNIMHK
- the motA gene encoding flagellar motor stator protein MotA, giving the protein MLIIIGYVIVLVATLGGFMIAGGNPVVLLHVSEFVVIGGIALGVLVVASPSKTIKHTIHASMVAFKGALPARADYMDLFKILYELFMTGKKSGLIALDEHVSSPETSAIFQKYPGFLKHKDRLSFLCNGLKPIIDGKIKPDQLQPLLEAEIKSKEQEGHGPLIILGLVGDSLPGIGIVAAVLGIINTMAAIADGPEAVGQKVAAALTGTFLGILGAYGFINPLTNRIKFNDEMEIKYFQCMATAISSFARGLAPIMAIEIARRSLDHSLTPGADELEQELKNALAGK
- the motB gene encoding flagellar motor protein MotB, with amino-acid sequence MAGGGGGAWKVAYADFVTAMMALFMVLWISAQDQEILIATSQYFQSPFKSPMEASSGVMPGTSGGGSDASQSETTPSSLTDMAMLNQLAREFYKLLDIDDTAKDVPVEVQVTNDGLRITVFDRTAQPLFRADTSEFTPWGNFVVQNLAWVLDRYPFRVRIDGHTATGFRSGNVDYSAWELSADRANATRRALQRYAVAGERIERVTGFADTVPLPNRGADDPANQRIELSMVVSEALRARR
- the flgF gene encoding flagellar basal-body rod protein FlgF, with protein sequence MIQGLYQSAAAADGLQAWNDAIARNIASSSMPGYKKSEVSFEGVMAGAIGYGVGATDAASHARLNPQVSAAIDFSAGEMRRTGDPMEFAIEGDGFFRLQRPDGSFVFTRDGQFRLAADGRLVSKQGYEVTSDAGAIQLLIDGGPLSVDAEGRLRQGDQEVGVLGVFGFGDRAGLRRTTGGFEVDPENPQAAVLAEGARVHQGVVEMGNVSGIREMTHLVLVSNALQANQKVIQSFDGLSERAVQILGNTGS
- the flgG gene encoding flagellar basal-body rod protein FlgG, with translation MNLALYAAASGMEAQQINLNTISNNIANVNTVGFKKSKIEFQDLFYQATRQAGAEAGAGNLVPTSVELGNGSQVVSTAKVFTQGQLSQTGGDLDIAIEGDGFFEVERPDGTSAFTRDGTFKVGADGRVMTSDGYPVLSGFQAIPAGTTGIGISTTGEVSLATPNGVQNFRLQLARFQNSSGLQSIGGNLYVETAASGVPEIGNPAEGGFGTVRQGFVEASNVNVVEEMVGMILAQRAYEVNSKSIQTSDQMLERISQLKR
- a CDS encoding flagellar basal body L-ring protein FlgH — encoded protein: MKTVSAFVSKSVLVAVGIASCATLSASDKSSLWLAGRAGETAMFGDRRARQVGDILTVMVQESASVQASLRTKTDKSGAVDASVTSFFFDPASSSLGTHNGALPSTSFGGSSNFTGGGEITNRQSITARAAVTVIDVLPNGNLVIEGSRYVAYSGEKQYAVLRGIVRPADIQSGNTVLSSSIADARVEFLSRGSISSAQRKGWLTRVVDLVNPF
- a CDS encoding flagellar basal body P-ring protein FlgI codes for the protein MQGRILVSLLLAAVALASTATAARIKDLVLVEGGRDNQLVGYGLVIGLSGDGDSSTSFYTVQSIANALQRFGINVAPSLVKSKNVAAVMITADIPAFLKPGQRIDVTVSSVGDAKSLQGGVLLQTPLVGGDDQVYAVAQGPVAVGGFLGGEGGEGGATVQKNHPTVGMIAGGAIVERAIPMQIVADGEMRLLLLNPDFSSAARMAEAINVAYPDSALAADSSTVRVRVPEVFDGREVDFIAALGRIDVVPDIPARIIINERTGTIVATSSVRISTVAVSHGALTITISSSLAASQPGAFSPGQTTVLPSTNTEVTEVQGGFRVIDDYPSIEEVTSALNAMGVSTREMMSIFQSMKRAGALQAELIIN
- the flgK gene encoding flagellar hook-associated protein FlgK translates to MSGLFGELQRTSQALNAQSQGIYTAGRNMANVNNSAYSRQRVQLGDQGIVQTTLGPQSLGVTALALQNVRDSLLDRQVIRETSSASSLQAQSEAFQKAELALGQQIDRQADAEYIEGATNTGSTSGIGESLDDLLNAFSSLAASPRSDAERQVLYQKALTFVSRMQTVDARLEDVQQDMNDSVLVDLRKVNDLLGTISNLNQQIGRFEVGAPGSALDLRDQRQARLEELAQYIDLEVQEVGTTGQIQILSRDAANAPVVLLDQSNTPPPVSFDGTSITAGAPATALTLRGGSIQGYLAARDGTIAGMRTNLDALAAQVVTSVNDAYNPGGTSTDFFVAGGTTAATIAVDPTLTVASIRSTNTAEPGANDVALAIGALADARFSTAGGDSIDGTFGSFYRGIVSDIANATASSRSRFEDQTTLKGLVLARRDSVSGVSLDEEMTDLIKYQRAFDASAKVMRVIDEMLETVVNGLAR